Proteins encoded in a region of the Orcinus orca chromosome X, mOrcOrc1.1, whole genome shotgun sequence genome:
- the AVPR2 gene encoding vasopressin V2 receptor isoform X1: MHVFIGHLCLADLAVALFQVLPQLAWDATDRFRGPDALCRAVKYLQMVGMYASSYMILAMTLDRHRAICRPMLAHRHGGGARWNRPVLVAWAFSLLLSLPQLFIFAQRDVGDGSGVLDCWARFAEPWGLRAYVTWIALMVFVAPALGIAACQVLIFREIHASLAPGPAERAGGRRGGRRTGSPSEGARVSAAMAKTVRMTLVIVIVAPLRAAHVAGQPQQLYQPLDLRFLQPQRLLRAAKPALLRLDARPARPGAPRGVLCHGQLLPGQGHLLLRNEGRLPSRGSTKLSRLPGDRLRDRAGARQSAPWRRV; the protein is encoded by the exons ATGCACGTCTTCATCGGCCACTTGTGCCTGGCCGACCTGGCCGTGGCTCTGTTCCAAGTGCTGCCCCAGCTGGCCTGGGACGCCACCGACCGCTTCCGTGGGCCCGATGCCCTGTGCCGGGCTGTCAAGTACCTGCAGATGGTGGGCATGTATGCCTCCTCCTACATGATCCTGGCCATGACGCTGGACCGCCACCGCGCCATCTGCCGCCCCATGCTGGCACACCGCCATGGAGGCGGAGCTCGCTGGAACCGGCCGGTGCTGGTGGCCTGGGCCTTCTCGCTTCTCCTCAGCCTGCCCCAGCTCTTCATCTTCGCCCAGCGTGACGTGGGAGACGGCAGCGGTGTCCTCGACTGCTGGGCCCGCTTTGCTGAGCCCTGGGGCCTCCGCGCCTACGTCACCTGGATCGCCCTGATGGTGTTCGTGGCACCTGCCCTGGGCATTGCCGCCTGCCAGGTGCTCATCTTTCGGGAGATTCACGCCAGCCTGGCGCCGGGGCCTGCAGAGAGGGCCGGGGGGCGCCGCGGAGGGCGCCGGACGGGCAGTCCCAGCGAGGGAGCCCGGGTGTCGGCGGCCATGGCCAAGACCGTGAGGATGACGCTGGTGATCGTGATAGT GGCCCCCCTTCGTGCTGCTCATGTTGCTGGCCAGCCTCAACAGCTGTACCAACCCCTGGATCTACGCTTCCTTCAGCCGCAGCGTCTCCTCCGAGCTGCGAAGCCTGCTCTGCTGCGCCTGGACGCGCGCCCCGCCCGGCCTGGGGCCCCACGAGGAGTCCTGTGCCACGGCCAGCTCCTTCCTGGCCAGGGACACCTCCTCCTGAGAAACGAGGGGCGCCTTCCTTCCAGAGGCTCCACGAAGCTCAGCCGCCTGCCCGGGGACAGGCTCCGCGATCGCGCGGGGGCCCGGCAGTCAGCTCCTTGGCGCCGCGTGTAG
- the AVPR2 gene encoding vasopressin V2 receptor isoform X2, whose protein sequence is MHVFIGHLCLADLAVALFQVLPQLAWDATDRFRGPDALCRAVKYLQMVGMYASSYMILAMTLDRHRAICRPMLAHRHGGGARWNRPVLVAWAFSLLLSLPQLFIFAQRDVGDGSGVLDCWARFAEPWGLRAYVTWIALMVFVAPALGIAACQVLIFREIHASLAPGPAERAGGRRGGRRTGSPSEGARVSAAMAKTVRMTLVIVIVYVLCWAPFFLVQLWAAWDPEAPREGPPFVLLMLLASLNSCTNPWIYASFSRSVSSELRSLLCCAWTRAPPGLGPHEESCATASSFLARDTSS, encoded by the exons ATGCACGTCTTCATCGGCCACTTGTGCCTGGCCGACCTGGCCGTGGCTCTGTTCCAAGTGCTGCCCCAGCTGGCCTGGGACGCCACCGACCGCTTCCGTGGGCCCGATGCCCTGTGCCGGGCTGTCAAGTACCTGCAGATGGTGGGCATGTATGCCTCCTCCTACATGATCCTGGCCATGACGCTGGACCGCCACCGCGCCATCTGCCGCCCCATGCTGGCACACCGCCATGGAGGCGGAGCTCGCTGGAACCGGCCGGTGCTGGTGGCCTGGGCCTTCTCGCTTCTCCTCAGCCTGCCCCAGCTCTTCATCTTCGCCCAGCGTGACGTGGGAGACGGCAGCGGTGTCCTCGACTGCTGGGCCCGCTTTGCTGAGCCCTGGGGCCTCCGCGCCTACGTCACCTGGATCGCCCTGATGGTGTTCGTGGCACCTGCCCTGGGCATTGCCGCCTGCCAGGTGCTCATCTTTCGGGAGATTCACGCCAGCCTGGCGCCGGGGCCTGCAGAGAGGGCCGGGGGGCGCCGCGGAGGGCGCCGGACGGGCAGTCCCAGCGAGGGAGCCCGGGTGTCGGCGGCCATGGCCAAGACCGTGAGGATGACGCTGGTGATCGTGATAGTGTACGTGCTGTGCTGGGCGCCCTTCTTCCTCGTGCAGCTGTGGGCAGCGTGGGACCCGGAGGCACCTCGGGAAG GGCCCCCCTTCGTGCTGCTCATGTTGCTGGCCAGCCTCAACAGCTGTACCAACCCCTGGATCTACGCTTCCTTCAGCCGCAGCGTCTCCTCCGAGCTGCGAAGCCTGCTCTGCTGCGCCTGGACGCGCGCCCCGCCCGGCCTGGGGCCCCACGAGGAGTCCTGTGCCACGGCCAGCTCCTTCCTGGCCAGGGACACCTCCTCCTGA
- the ARHGAP4 gene encoding rho GTPase-activating protein 4 isoform X1, whose translation MATHGKLRRERGPQADHEAQVKEMRWQLGEQLRCLELQGELRRELLQELAEFMRRRAEVELEYSRGLDKLVERFSGRAGRLGGGSREHQSFRKEPSLLSPLHCWAVLLQQTRQQSRESAALSDMLGGPLAQRLSHIAEDVGRIVKKSKDLEQQLQEELLEVVSELQTAKKTYQVYHMESVNAEAKLREAERQEEKRACRSAGTEAGPLRKGSLKKGGRLVEKRHAKFLEHKLKCTKARNEYLLSLASVNAAVNNYYVRDVLDLMDCCDTGFHLALGQVLRSYTAAESRTQASQLQGLGSLEEVVEALDPPGDKAKVLEVHAAAFCPPLRFDYQPHEGDEVAEIRVEMELRDEILPRAYNIRSRLDRQTIETEEVNKTLKATLQALLEVVASEDGDMLESFQASPSTESLKSTSSDPGVRQASRRRGQQQETETFYVTKLQEYLSGRSILAKLQAKHEKLQEAIQRGDKEEREVSRTQYTQRKLQKSRLPRPSSQYNQKLFGGDMEKFIQSSGQSVPLVVESCIRFINLNGLQHEGIFRVSGAQPRVSEIRDAFERGEDPLVEGCTAHDLDSVAGVLKLYFRSLQPPIFPPELFRELLASAEAEAAAEWVEHVSRLLARLPAPVLVVLRYLFAFLNHLAQYSDENMMDAYNLAVCFGPTLLPVPAGQDPVALQGRVNQLVQTVIVQPSRVFPPLAQLPGPVYEKCMAPPSASCLGDAQLEGPAGENEPEPEPEPEPEAGSLAPEDDPEGVVEAVACFAYTGRTAQELTFQRGDVLRLHERASGDWWRGEHAGARGLIPHKYITLPAGAEKLAVGQGLPAAGELVSSPEALPAMEFVQRPEPCTQPEAPLGTPGGPSGHRRRCLVPASPERHVEVDKAVAQTMDSVFKELLGKTAVRQGLGPASTISPGPGPRSLKTVACGRPGKNKGFSRGPGAPASLLASQPQDLDSPLKPH comes from the exons ATGGCCACGCACGGGAAGCTGCGCCGGGAGCGAGGGCCGCAGGCGGACCATGAGGCGCAAGTCAAAG AGATGCGCTGGCAGCTGGGCGAGCAGCTGCGCTGCCTGGAGCTGCAGGGCGAGCTGCGGCGGGAGCTGCTGCAGGAGCTGGCCGAGTTCATGCGGCGCCGCGCCGAGGTGGAGCTGGAGTACTCGCGGGGCCTGGACAAGCTGGTTGAGCGCTTCTCTGGCCGCGCAGGCCGCCTGGGGGGTGGCAGCCGGGAGCACCAGAGCTTCCG GAAGGAGCCGTCCCTCCTGTCGCCCTTACACTGCTGGGCCGTGTTGCTGCAGCAGACGCGGCAGCAGAGCCGCGAGAGCGCGGCCCTCAGCGACATGCTGGGTGGGCCCCTGGCCCAGCGCCTGAGTCACATCGCGGAGGATGTTGGGCGCATAGTCAAGAAG AGTAAGGATCTGGAGCAACAGCTGCAGGAGGAGCTCCTGGAGGTGGTGTCAGAGCTTCAGACG GCCAAGAAGACATACCAGGTGTACCACATGGAGAGCGTGAATGCCGAGGCCAAGCTCCGGGAAGCCGAGCGGCAGGAGGAGAAGCGGGCGTGCCGAAGTGCCGGCACCGAGGCAGGGCCCCTCCGCAAGGGCTCCCTCAAGAAGGGAGGGCGGCTGGTGGAGAAG CGCCATGCCAAGTTCTTGGAGCACAAACTCAAGTGCACAAAGGCACGCAACGAGTACCTGCTCAGCCTGGCCAGCGTCAACGCCGCTGTCAACAACTACTACGTGCGTGACGTCCTGGACCTCATGGAC TGCTGTGACACGGGATTCCACCTGGCCCTGGGGCAGGTGCTCCGGAGCTACACGGCCGCCGAGAGCCGCACCCAGGCCTCCCAGCTACAGGGCCTGGGcagcctggaggaggtggtggaagccCTAGACCCTCCAGGGGACAAGGCCAAGGTGCTGGAGGTGCACGCAGCCGCCTTCTGTCCCCCGCTGCGTTTCGACTACCAGCCCCACGAGGGAGATGAG GTGGCTGAGATCCGGGTTGAGATGGAGCTGCGGGACGAGATTCTGCCCAGAGCCTACAATATCCGGAGCCGCCTGGACCGACAAACCATCGAGACAGAGGAG GTAAACAAGACGCTGAAGGCCACCCTGCAGGCCCTGCTGGAGGTGGTGGCGTCGGAAGATGGGGACATGCTCGAGTCCTTCCAGGCCAGCCCCTCCACCGAGTCCCTCAAGTCCACCAGCTCGGACCCAGGGGTTCGGCAGGCCAGCCGGAGGCGGGGGCAGCAGCAGGAGACCGAGACCTTCTACGTCACG AAACTCCAGGAGTACCTGAGTGGACGGAGCATCCTCGCCAAGCTGCAGGCCAAGCATGAGAAGCTGCAGGAGGCCATTCAGCGAG GTGACAAGGAAGAGCGGGAGGTGTCTCG GACCCAGTACACACAGAGAAAACTCCAGAAGAGCCGCCTGCCCCGCCCCAGCTCCCAGTATAACCAGAAGCTCTTTGGGGGAGACATGGAGAAGTTTATCCAG AGCTCGGGCCAGTCCGTGCCCCTGGTGGTGGAGAGCTGCATCCGCTTCATTAACCTCAACG GCCTGCAGCACGAGGGCATCTTCCGGGTGTCGGGCGCCCAGCCCCGGGTCTCGGAGATCCGTGACGCTTTTGAGAGAG GAGAGGACCCACTGGTGGAGGGCTGCACCGCCCATGACCTGGACTCGGTGGCAGGTGTGCTGAAGCTCTACTTCCGGAGCCTGCAGCCTCCGATATTCCCCCCGGAGCTGTTCAGGGAGCTGCTGGCTTCTGCGG AAGCGGAGGCCGCGGCGGAGTGGGTGGAGCATGTGAGCCGCCTCCTGGCCCGGCTGCCCGCACCGGTGCTCGTGGTCCTTCGCTACCTCTTCGCCTTCCTCAACCA cctggcccagtACAGCGATGAGAACATGATGGATGCCTACAACCTGGCCGTGTGCTTCGGGCCGACGCTGCTGCCCGTACCCGCCGGGCAGGACCCGGTGGCCTTGCAGGGCCGGGTGAACCAGCTGGTGCAGACGGTCATTGTGCAGCCCTCGCGGGTCTTCCCGCCCCTGGCCCAGCTGCCCGGCCCTGTCTATGAGAAGTGCATGGCGCCGCCTTCTGCCAGCTGCCTGGG GGATGCCCAGCTGGAGGGCCCGGCGGGGGAGAACgagccggagccggagccggagccAGAGCCAGAGGCTGGGAGCCTGGCCCCGGAGGACG ACCCGGAGGGGGTTGTGGAGGCCGTGGCCTGCTTTGCCTACACGGGCCGCACGGCCCAGGAGCTGACCTTCCAGCGGGGGGACGTGCTGCGGCTGCACGAGCGGGCCTCAGGCGACTGGTGGCGGGGCGAGCACGCCGGGGCCCGGGGACTCATCCCCCATAAGTACATCACGTTGCCGGCGGG GGCAGAGAAGCTTGCTGTGGGCCAGGGGCTGCCGGCCGCCGGGGAGCTGGTGAGCAGCCCAGAGGCCCTCCCGGCCATGGAGTTTGTCCAGAG GCCAGAGCCGTGCACCCAACCCGAGGCCCCTCTCGGCACACCCGGGGGCCCCTCTGGGCACAGACGGCGCTGCTTGGTCCCAGCATCCCCGGAGCGACATGTGGAGGTGGATAAG GCCGTGGCGCAGACCATGGACTCTGTGTTTAAGGAGCTCTTGGGGAAGACCGCCGTCCGTCAGGGCCTCGGGCCGGCGTCCACCATCTCCCCTGGCCCTGGGCCCCGCAGCCTGAAGACCGTGGCCTGCGGCCGCCCCGGCAAGAACAAAGGCTTCTCCCGTGGCCCTGGGGCCCCAGCCTCACTCTTGGCCTCCCAGCCCCAGGACCTGGACTCACCCCTCAAGCCGCACTGA
- the ARHGAP4 gene encoding rho GTPase-activating protein 4 isoform X2 — translation MATHGKLRRERGPQADHEAQVKEMRWQLGEQLRCLELQGELRRELLQELAEFMRRRAEVELEYSRGLDKLVERFSGRAGRLGGGSREHQSFRKEPSLLSPLHCWAVLLQQTRQQSRESAALSDMLGGPLAQRLSHIAEDVGRIVKKSKDLEQQLQEELLEVVSELQTAKKTYQVYHMESVNAEAKLREAERQEEKRACRSAGTEAGPLRKGSLKKGGRLVEKRHAKFLEHKLKCTKARNEYLLSLASVNAAVNNYYVRDVLDLMDCCDTGFHLALGQVLRSYTAAESRTQASQLQGLGSLEEVVEALDPPGDKAKVLEVHAAAFCPPLRFDYQPHEGDEVAEIRVEMELRDEILPRAYNIRSRLDRQTIETEEVNKTLKATLQALLEVVASEDGDMLESFQASPSTESLKSTSSDPGVRQASRRRGQQQETETFYVTKLQEYLSGRSILAKLQAKHEKLQEAIQRGDKEEREVSRTQYTQRKLQKSRLPRPSSQYNQKLFGGDMEKFIQSSGQSVPLVVESCIRFINLNGLQHEGIFRVSGAQPRVSEIRDAFERGEDPLVEGCTAHDLDSVAGVLKLYFRSLQPPIFPPELFRELLASAEAEAAAEWVEHVSRLLARLPAPVLVVLRYLFAFLNHLAQYSDENMMDAYNLAVCFGPTLLPVPAGQDPVALQGRVNQLVQTVIVQPSRVFPPLAQLPGPVYEKCMAPPSASCLGDAQLEGPAGENEPEPEPEPEPEAGSLAPEDDPEGVVEAVACFAYTGRTAQELTFQRGDVLRLHERASGDWWRGEHAGARGLIPHKYITLPAGAEKLAVGQGLPAAGELVSSPEALPAMEFVQSLPRAPARPTVYALQARAVHPTRGPSRHTRGPLWAQTALLGPSIPGATCGGG, via the exons ATGGCCACGCACGGGAAGCTGCGCCGGGAGCGAGGGCCGCAGGCGGACCATGAGGCGCAAGTCAAAG AGATGCGCTGGCAGCTGGGCGAGCAGCTGCGCTGCCTGGAGCTGCAGGGCGAGCTGCGGCGGGAGCTGCTGCAGGAGCTGGCCGAGTTCATGCGGCGCCGCGCCGAGGTGGAGCTGGAGTACTCGCGGGGCCTGGACAAGCTGGTTGAGCGCTTCTCTGGCCGCGCAGGCCGCCTGGGGGGTGGCAGCCGGGAGCACCAGAGCTTCCG GAAGGAGCCGTCCCTCCTGTCGCCCTTACACTGCTGGGCCGTGTTGCTGCAGCAGACGCGGCAGCAGAGCCGCGAGAGCGCGGCCCTCAGCGACATGCTGGGTGGGCCCCTGGCCCAGCGCCTGAGTCACATCGCGGAGGATGTTGGGCGCATAGTCAAGAAG AGTAAGGATCTGGAGCAACAGCTGCAGGAGGAGCTCCTGGAGGTGGTGTCAGAGCTTCAGACG GCCAAGAAGACATACCAGGTGTACCACATGGAGAGCGTGAATGCCGAGGCCAAGCTCCGGGAAGCCGAGCGGCAGGAGGAGAAGCGGGCGTGCCGAAGTGCCGGCACCGAGGCAGGGCCCCTCCGCAAGGGCTCCCTCAAGAAGGGAGGGCGGCTGGTGGAGAAG CGCCATGCCAAGTTCTTGGAGCACAAACTCAAGTGCACAAAGGCACGCAACGAGTACCTGCTCAGCCTGGCCAGCGTCAACGCCGCTGTCAACAACTACTACGTGCGTGACGTCCTGGACCTCATGGAC TGCTGTGACACGGGATTCCACCTGGCCCTGGGGCAGGTGCTCCGGAGCTACACGGCCGCCGAGAGCCGCACCCAGGCCTCCCAGCTACAGGGCCTGGGcagcctggaggaggtggtggaagccCTAGACCCTCCAGGGGACAAGGCCAAGGTGCTGGAGGTGCACGCAGCCGCCTTCTGTCCCCCGCTGCGTTTCGACTACCAGCCCCACGAGGGAGATGAG GTGGCTGAGATCCGGGTTGAGATGGAGCTGCGGGACGAGATTCTGCCCAGAGCCTACAATATCCGGAGCCGCCTGGACCGACAAACCATCGAGACAGAGGAG GTAAACAAGACGCTGAAGGCCACCCTGCAGGCCCTGCTGGAGGTGGTGGCGTCGGAAGATGGGGACATGCTCGAGTCCTTCCAGGCCAGCCCCTCCACCGAGTCCCTCAAGTCCACCAGCTCGGACCCAGGGGTTCGGCAGGCCAGCCGGAGGCGGGGGCAGCAGCAGGAGACCGAGACCTTCTACGTCACG AAACTCCAGGAGTACCTGAGTGGACGGAGCATCCTCGCCAAGCTGCAGGCCAAGCATGAGAAGCTGCAGGAGGCCATTCAGCGAG GTGACAAGGAAGAGCGGGAGGTGTCTCG GACCCAGTACACACAGAGAAAACTCCAGAAGAGCCGCCTGCCCCGCCCCAGCTCCCAGTATAACCAGAAGCTCTTTGGGGGAGACATGGAGAAGTTTATCCAG AGCTCGGGCCAGTCCGTGCCCCTGGTGGTGGAGAGCTGCATCCGCTTCATTAACCTCAACG GCCTGCAGCACGAGGGCATCTTCCGGGTGTCGGGCGCCCAGCCCCGGGTCTCGGAGATCCGTGACGCTTTTGAGAGAG GAGAGGACCCACTGGTGGAGGGCTGCACCGCCCATGACCTGGACTCGGTGGCAGGTGTGCTGAAGCTCTACTTCCGGAGCCTGCAGCCTCCGATATTCCCCCCGGAGCTGTTCAGGGAGCTGCTGGCTTCTGCGG AAGCGGAGGCCGCGGCGGAGTGGGTGGAGCATGTGAGCCGCCTCCTGGCCCGGCTGCCCGCACCGGTGCTCGTGGTCCTTCGCTACCTCTTCGCCTTCCTCAACCA cctggcccagtACAGCGATGAGAACATGATGGATGCCTACAACCTGGCCGTGTGCTTCGGGCCGACGCTGCTGCCCGTACCCGCCGGGCAGGACCCGGTGGCCTTGCAGGGCCGGGTGAACCAGCTGGTGCAGACGGTCATTGTGCAGCCCTCGCGGGTCTTCCCGCCCCTGGCCCAGCTGCCCGGCCCTGTCTATGAGAAGTGCATGGCGCCGCCTTCTGCCAGCTGCCTGGG GGATGCCCAGCTGGAGGGCCCGGCGGGGGAGAACgagccggagccggagccggagccAGAGCCAGAGGCTGGGAGCCTGGCCCCGGAGGACG ACCCGGAGGGGGTTGTGGAGGCCGTGGCCTGCTTTGCCTACACGGGCCGCACGGCCCAGGAGCTGACCTTCCAGCGGGGGGACGTGCTGCGGCTGCACGAGCGGGCCTCAGGCGACTGGTGGCGGGGCGAGCACGCCGGGGCCCGGGGACTCATCCCCCATAAGTACATCACGTTGCCGGCGGG GGCAGAGAAGCTTGCTGTGGGCCAGGGGCTGCCGGCCGCCGGGGAGCTGGTGAGCAGCCCAGAGGCCCTCCCGGCCATGGAGTTTGTCCAGAG CCTCCCCAGGGCCCCCGCCAGGCCCACTGTCTATGCCCTGCAGGCCAGAGCCGTGCACCCAACCCGAGGCCCCTCTCGGCACACCCGGGGGCCCCTCTGGGCACAGACGGCGCTGCTTGGTCCCAGCATCCCCGGAGCGACATGTGGAGGTGGATAA